In Cervus elaphus chromosome 5, mCerEla1.1, whole genome shotgun sequence, the following proteins share a genomic window:
- the HEATR6 gene encoding HEAT repeat-containing protein 6 isoform X1, with translation MAAAQVAGSLPGGPPPETPGEPPFEPGRGFRCLSARLCALRPDDSSSGRTEIHLLFDQLISETYSEGSGVAPEDVSTLLVQACRLVPLNQNHLVSKLSQLIHHLLNTLQVIVDEQNLDFLLAYTISAIQQCSSWTHMQILQALAALVYGNGSKCQKYLPDLLGKSGLLMKLSDLAQSDPEVRRAAVHCMANLCLSVPGQPYLEEPYQNICFQVFLTTLQSPKSSDMDDITFCMLLQNALKGIQSLLNGGKMKLTQTDELGALLAVLKKSMFHGLPGLNIEMPTVLYPTPLPQYDGRPPIQPQQSESSTSRPAVSKKKKSKVKAKKIQQGEKEEEEEESSGEREVAPVTGPGRLNLHRGDAQGPSSPGAQSLPLAGSGAAGKDRVSSPFSSSSWRRVSSSESDYSDAEGGMQSKVRSYQAKVRQGALACFLSTIKSIEKKVLYGYWSAFVPDTPELGSPQSVSLMTLTLKDPSPKTRACALQVLSAILEGSKQFLSIAEDTSDHKRAFTPFSVMIASSIKELHRCLLLALVAESSSQTLTQIIKCLANLVSNSPYNRLKLSLLTKVWNQIKPYIRHKDVNVRVSSLTLLGAIVSTHAPLPEVQLLLQQPCSSGLGSSSSATPHLSPPEWWKKAPSGPFVEEGAVSSPKLSSEPCWLIRLCISIVVLPREDSCSGSDAGSAGGSIYEPFPMRLEALQVLAHLARGYFSMMQVYLMELGEVICKCLGEADPSVQLHGAKLLEELGTSLIHQYKPDSSVAPDQRVPVPLVVTFWTMMLNGPLPRALQNAEHPTLQASACDALSSILPEAFSSLPSDRQILCITMLLGLNDSKNRLVKAATSRALGVYVLFPCLRQDVIFVADTANAILMSLQDKSLNVRAKAAWSLGNLTDTLIVNMETPDPSFQEEFSGLLLLKMLQSAIDASKDKDKVKSNAVRALGNLLHFLQPSHIEKPRFAEIIEEAIQALISTVLIEAAMKVRWNACYALGNVFKNPALPLETAPWTSQAYNALTSVVTSCKNFKVRIRSAAALAVPHRREHYGSVEQYAQIWNALVTALQKSEDTTDFLEFKYCASLRTQICQALIHLLSLASPSDLSCIRETLELHGDMVQSFILQFLKSGTERDDAGAPHHPQERDQMVRTALGHINNVQVLTGDPAKKAIVSFLEDTLTIYFDSSGSQVALLGLTHR, from the exons ATGGCGGCGGCGCAAGTTGCGGGTTCCCTGCCAGGCGGGCCGCCGCCAGAGACGCCGGGGGAGCCACCCTTCGAGCCGGGGCGTGGGTTTCGCTGTTTGTCGGCCAGGCTCTGCGCCCTTCGCCCGGATGATAGCAGTTCCGGCCGCACGGAGATCCACCTGCTCTTCGACCAGCTCATCTCCGAGACCTACAGCGAGGGCAGCGGCGTGGCCCCGGAG gaTGTCAGTACTCTTCTTGTCCAGGCGTGCCGACTCGTGCCTCTTAATCAGAATCATCTTGTCAGCAAACTGTCTCAGCTTATCCACCATTTACTTAACACATTACAG GTGATTGTTGACGAGCAGAACTTGGATTTTCTGTTGGCATATACTATTTCTGCTATTCAGCAGTGCAGTTCCTGGACACACATGCAGATTCTCCAAGCTCTGGCAGCCCTGGTGTACGGCAATGGCTCAAAGTGTCAGAAG TACCTTCCAGACTTGCTTGGCAAGAGTGGACTCTTAATGAAGTTGAGCGACTTGGCTCAGTCAGACCCTGAAGTTAGGAGAGCTGCAGTGCATTGTATGGCAAACTTATGTCTCAG TGTGCCCGGACAGCCGTACTTGGAGGAGCCCTACCAAAATATCTGCTTCCAAGTTTTCTTGACCACTTTACAGTCTCCAAAATCGTCTGACATGGATGACATCACTTTCTGCATG TTGTTACAAAACGCCTTAAAAGGTATACAGTCTCTCCTAAATGGTGGGAAGATGAAACTGACCCAGACTGATGAGCTGGGAGCTCTTCTAGCTGTGCTGAAG AAATCCATGTTCCATGGACTCCCTGGACTAAACATAGAGATGCCCACTGTGCTGTACCCCACTCCGCTTCCTCAGTACGATGGACGACCACCCATCCAGCCTCAGCAGTCAGAGTCCAGCACTTCTCGCCCGGCTGTG agtaaaaagaaaaaatcaaaagtaaaagcGAAGAAAATCCagcaaggagagaaggaggaggaggaggaggagtccaGTGGTGAAAGAGAAGTAGCCCCAGTCACTGGCCCAGGCAGACTGAACCTGCACAGAGGGGACGCTCagggcccctcctccccaggtGCTCAGAGTCTGCCGTTAGCTGGAAGTGGAGCTGCAGGAAAAGACCGGGTCTCTTCACCCTTCAGCTCTTCCAGTTGGAGGAGGGTCAGCAGTAGTGAGTCAGACTATTCTGATGCTGAAGGAGGCATGCAGAGTAAAGTGAG GTCTTACCAAGCCAAAGTTCGCCAAGGAGCATTAGCATGTTTTCTTTCTACTataaaatcaatagaaaaaaaagttctATATGGCTACTGGTCAGCCTTTGTTCCTGATACACCAGAGCTTGGAAGCCCACAGTCTGTGTCCCTGATGACTCTTACGTTAAAAGATCCTTCTCCAAAG ACACGTGCCTGTGCCCTGCAAGTTTTATCTGCCATCTTGGAAGGCTCAAAGCAGTTTCTTTCCATTGCTGAAGATACCAGTGACCACAAAAGGGCTTTCACTCCCTTTTCCGTAATGATCGCTTCCAGCATTAAAGAGTTGCACAGATGTCTTTTGTTAGCTTTGGTGGCGGAATCATCCTCACAGACCCTCACTCAGATAATTAAG TGTCTTGCAAACTTGGTATCAAATTCACCTTATAACCGTCTGAAACTCAGCCTGCTGACCAAAGTCTGGAACCAGATAAAGCCTTATATCCGCCACAAAG ACGTTAATGTTCGTGTGTCGAGTCTCACACTGTTGGGAGCCATAGTGTCCACTCACGCACCTCTACCTGAAGTCCAGCTACTTCTACAACAGCCCTGTTCTTCTGGACTCGGCAGCAGCAGCTCAGCCACTCCTCACCTGAGTCCTCCTGAATGGTGGAAGAAGGCCCCTTCAGGACCCTTTGTAGAAGAAGGGGCAGTTAGCTCACCAAAGTTATCTTCAGAGCCCTGCTGGCTCATTCGACTTTGCATTTCCATTGTTGTTCTGCCCAGGGAGGATTCCTGTTCAGGTAGCGATGCTGGTTCTGCAGGAGGAAGCATCTATGAGCCATTCCCCATGCGGTTGGAGGCCTTGCAG GTGTTGGCTCATCTGGCAAGGGGCTACTTTTCGATGATGCAGGTCTACTTGATGGAGCTTGGAGAGGTGATTTGCAAGTGCCTGGGGGAGGCAGATCCGTCTGTCCAGCTtcatggagcaaag CTTCTGGAAGAACTGGGTACCAGCTTAATACACCAGTATAAACCAGATTCTTCCGTAGCACCTGATCAGAGAGTTCCAGTCCCCTTG GTGGTGACGTTCTGGACCATGATGCTCAACGGTCCTTTACCCAGAGCCCTGCAGAACGCAGAGCATCCGACACTGCAGGCCAGCGCCTGTGACGCCCTGTCTTCCATCTTGCCGGAAGCCTTCAGCAGTCTGCCG AGCGACAGGCAGATCCTGTGCATCACGATGCTGCTGGGGCTGAACGACAGCAAGAACCGTTTAGTGAAAGCTGCCACCTCACGGGCCCTTGGGGTCTATGTGCTTTTTCCTTGTCTCAGACAG GATGTCATATTTGTTGCAGACACAGCCAATGCAATATTGATGTCACTTCAGGACAAGTCTCTTAATGTCCGGGCCAAAGCAGCCTGGTCCCTTGGCAACCTGACCGACACTCTGATTGTCAACAT GGAAACACCAGACCCAAGTTTCCAGGAAGAGTTCTCAGGCCTCCTGCTCTTGAAGATGCTGCAGTCAGCTATAGATGCTTCCAAGGATAAAGACAAG GTAAAAAGCAATGCAGTCCGAGCCCTTGGaaatttgcttcattttctgcAACCTTCTCATATAGAAAAACCCAGATTTGCTGAAATCATTGAGGAGGCTATCCAGGCCCTGATTTCTACTGTTCTGATTGAGGCTGCCATGAAAGTCCGATGGAATGCCTGTTATGCGTTgggaaatgtatttaaaaatcctGCTCTTCCCCTCG AAACAGCCCCGTGGACCTCCCAGGCCTACAACGCCCTGACATCAGTTGTGACGTCATGCAAGAACTTCAAAGTGCGCATCAGATCAGCCGCTGCCTTGGCTGTCCCCCACAGGAGGGAGCACTATGGGTCGGTTGAGCAGTACGCTCAGATCTGGAATGCCCTGGTCACTGCCTTGCAGAAAAGCGAAGACACCACAGACTTTTTGGAGTTCAAGTACTGTGCCAGCCTGCGGACCCAAATCTGCCAGGCACTGATTCACCTCTTGAGCTTGGCCAGCCCCTCAGACCTGTCCTGCATCAGGGAAACCCTCGAACTGCATGGGGACATGGTCCAGTCTTTCATCCTACAGTTTTTAAAGTCAGGAACAGAGAGAGATGACGCCGGAGCACCCCACCACCCGCAGGAGAGAGACCAGATGGTCAGAACGGCCCTGGGGCACATAAACAATGTCCAGGTACTGACTGGTGACCCAGCCAAAAAGGCCATCGTGAGCTTTTTAGAAGATACCCTGACCATTTATTTTGACTCATCTGGATCTCAAGTAGCACTCTTAGGATTAACCCATCGGTGA
- the HEATR6 gene encoding HEAT repeat-containing protein 6 isoform X2 has product MAAAQVAGSLPGGPPPETPGEPPFEPGRGFRCLSARLCALRPDDSSSGRTEIHLLFDQLISETYSEGSGVAPEDVSTLLVQACRLVPLNQNHLVSKLSQLIHHLLNTLQVIVDEQNLDFLLAYTISAIQQCSSWTHMQILQALAALVYGNGSKCQKYLPDLLGKSGLLMKLSDLAQSDPEVRRAAVHCMANLCLSVPGQPYLEEPYQNICFQVFLTTLQSPKSSDMDDITFCMLLQNALKGIQSLLNGGKMKLTQTDELGALLAVLKKSMFHGLPGLNIEMPTVLYPTPLPQYDGRPPIQPQQSESSTSRPAVSKKKKSKVKAKKIQQGEKEEEEEESSGEREVAPVTGPGRLNLHRGDAQGPSSPGAQSLPLAGSGAAGKDRVSSPFSSSSWRRVSSSESDYSDAEGGMQSKVRSYQAKVRQGALACFLSTIKSIEKKVLYGYWSAFVPDTPELGSPQSVSLMTLTLKDPSPKTRACALQVLSAILEGSKQFLSIAEDTSDHKRAFTPFSVMIASSIKELHRCLLLALVAESSSQTLTQIIKCLANLVSNSPYNRLKLSLLTKVWNQIKPYIRHKDVNVRVSSLTLLGAIVSTHAPLPEVQLLLQQPCSSGLGSSSSATPHLSPPEWWKKAPSGPFVEEGAVSSPKLSSEPCWLIRLCISIVVLPREDSCSGSDAGSAGGSIYEPFPMRLEALQLLEELGTSLIHQYKPDSSVAPDQRVPVPLVVTFWTMMLNGPLPRALQNAEHPTLQASACDALSSILPEAFSSLPSDRQILCITMLLGLNDSKNRLVKAATSRALGVYVLFPCLRQDVIFVADTANAILMSLQDKSLNVRAKAAWSLGNLTDTLIVNMETPDPSFQEEFSGLLLLKMLQSAIDASKDKDKVKSNAVRALGNLLHFLQPSHIEKPRFAEIIEEAIQALISTVLIEAAMKVRWNACYALGNVFKNPALPLETAPWTSQAYNALTSVVTSCKNFKVRIRSAAALAVPHRREHYGSVEQYAQIWNALVTALQKSEDTTDFLEFKYCASLRTQICQALIHLLSLASPSDLSCIRETLELHGDMVQSFILQFLKSGTERDDAGAPHHPQERDQMVRTALGHINNVQVLTGDPAKKAIVSFLEDTLTIYFDSSGSQVALLGLTHR; this is encoded by the exons ATGGCGGCGGCGCAAGTTGCGGGTTCCCTGCCAGGCGGGCCGCCGCCAGAGACGCCGGGGGAGCCACCCTTCGAGCCGGGGCGTGGGTTTCGCTGTTTGTCGGCCAGGCTCTGCGCCCTTCGCCCGGATGATAGCAGTTCCGGCCGCACGGAGATCCACCTGCTCTTCGACCAGCTCATCTCCGAGACCTACAGCGAGGGCAGCGGCGTGGCCCCGGAG gaTGTCAGTACTCTTCTTGTCCAGGCGTGCCGACTCGTGCCTCTTAATCAGAATCATCTTGTCAGCAAACTGTCTCAGCTTATCCACCATTTACTTAACACATTACAG GTGATTGTTGACGAGCAGAACTTGGATTTTCTGTTGGCATATACTATTTCTGCTATTCAGCAGTGCAGTTCCTGGACACACATGCAGATTCTCCAAGCTCTGGCAGCCCTGGTGTACGGCAATGGCTCAAAGTGTCAGAAG TACCTTCCAGACTTGCTTGGCAAGAGTGGACTCTTAATGAAGTTGAGCGACTTGGCTCAGTCAGACCCTGAAGTTAGGAGAGCTGCAGTGCATTGTATGGCAAACTTATGTCTCAG TGTGCCCGGACAGCCGTACTTGGAGGAGCCCTACCAAAATATCTGCTTCCAAGTTTTCTTGACCACTTTACAGTCTCCAAAATCGTCTGACATGGATGACATCACTTTCTGCATG TTGTTACAAAACGCCTTAAAAGGTATACAGTCTCTCCTAAATGGTGGGAAGATGAAACTGACCCAGACTGATGAGCTGGGAGCTCTTCTAGCTGTGCTGAAG AAATCCATGTTCCATGGACTCCCTGGACTAAACATAGAGATGCCCACTGTGCTGTACCCCACTCCGCTTCCTCAGTACGATGGACGACCACCCATCCAGCCTCAGCAGTCAGAGTCCAGCACTTCTCGCCCGGCTGTG agtaaaaagaaaaaatcaaaagtaaaagcGAAGAAAATCCagcaaggagagaaggaggaggaggaggaggagtccaGTGGTGAAAGAGAAGTAGCCCCAGTCACTGGCCCAGGCAGACTGAACCTGCACAGAGGGGACGCTCagggcccctcctccccaggtGCTCAGAGTCTGCCGTTAGCTGGAAGTGGAGCTGCAGGAAAAGACCGGGTCTCTTCACCCTTCAGCTCTTCCAGTTGGAGGAGGGTCAGCAGTAGTGAGTCAGACTATTCTGATGCTGAAGGAGGCATGCAGAGTAAAGTGAG GTCTTACCAAGCCAAAGTTCGCCAAGGAGCATTAGCATGTTTTCTTTCTACTataaaatcaatagaaaaaaaagttctATATGGCTACTGGTCAGCCTTTGTTCCTGATACACCAGAGCTTGGAAGCCCACAGTCTGTGTCCCTGATGACTCTTACGTTAAAAGATCCTTCTCCAAAG ACACGTGCCTGTGCCCTGCAAGTTTTATCTGCCATCTTGGAAGGCTCAAAGCAGTTTCTTTCCATTGCTGAAGATACCAGTGACCACAAAAGGGCTTTCACTCCCTTTTCCGTAATGATCGCTTCCAGCATTAAAGAGTTGCACAGATGTCTTTTGTTAGCTTTGGTGGCGGAATCATCCTCACAGACCCTCACTCAGATAATTAAG TGTCTTGCAAACTTGGTATCAAATTCACCTTATAACCGTCTGAAACTCAGCCTGCTGACCAAAGTCTGGAACCAGATAAAGCCTTATATCCGCCACAAAG ACGTTAATGTTCGTGTGTCGAGTCTCACACTGTTGGGAGCCATAGTGTCCACTCACGCACCTCTACCTGAAGTCCAGCTACTTCTACAACAGCCCTGTTCTTCTGGACTCGGCAGCAGCAGCTCAGCCACTCCTCACCTGAGTCCTCCTGAATGGTGGAAGAAGGCCCCTTCAGGACCCTTTGTAGAAGAAGGGGCAGTTAGCTCACCAAAGTTATCTTCAGAGCCCTGCTGGCTCATTCGACTTTGCATTTCCATTGTTGTTCTGCCCAGGGAGGATTCCTGTTCAGGTAGCGATGCTGGTTCTGCAGGAGGAAGCATCTATGAGCCATTCCCCATGCGGTTGGAGGCCTTGCAG CTTCTGGAAGAACTGGGTACCAGCTTAATACACCAGTATAAACCAGATTCTTCCGTAGCACCTGATCAGAGAGTTCCAGTCCCCTTG GTGGTGACGTTCTGGACCATGATGCTCAACGGTCCTTTACCCAGAGCCCTGCAGAACGCAGAGCATCCGACACTGCAGGCCAGCGCCTGTGACGCCCTGTCTTCCATCTTGCCGGAAGCCTTCAGCAGTCTGCCG AGCGACAGGCAGATCCTGTGCATCACGATGCTGCTGGGGCTGAACGACAGCAAGAACCGTTTAGTGAAAGCTGCCACCTCACGGGCCCTTGGGGTCTATGTGCTTTTTCCTTGTCTCAGACAG GATGTCATATTTGTTGCAGACACAGCCAATGCAATATTGATGTCACTTCAGGACAAGTCTCTTAATGTCCGGGCCAAAGCAGCCTGGTCCCTTGGCAACCTGACCGACACTCTGATTGTCAACAT GGAAACACCAGACCCAAGTTTCCAGGAAGAGTTCTCAGGCCTCCTGCTCTTGAAGATGCTGCAGTCAGCTATAGATGCTTCCAAGGATAAAGACAAG GTAAAAAGCAATGCAGTCCGAGCCCTTGGaaatttgcttcattttctgcAACCTTCTCATATAGAAAAACCCAGATTTGCTGAAATCATTGAGGAGGCTATCCAGGCCCTGATTTCTACTGTTCTGATTGAGGCTGCCATGAAAGTCCGATGGAATGCCTGTTATGCGTTgggaaatgtatttaaaaatcctGCTCTTCCCCTCG AAACAGCCCCGTGGACCTCCCAGGCCTACAACGCCCTGACATCAGTTGTGACGTCATGCAAGAACTTCAAAGTGCGCATCAGATCAGCCGCTGCCTTGGCTGTCCCCCACAGGAGGGAGCACTATGGGTCGGTTGAGCAGTACGCTCAGATCTGGAATGCCCTGGTCACTGCCTTGCAGAAAAGCGAAGACACCACAGACTTTTTGGAGTTCAAGTACTGTGCCAGCCTGCGGACCCAAATCTGCCAGGCACTGATTCACCTCTTGAGCTTGGCCAGCCCCTCAGACCTGTCCTGCATCAGGGAAACCCTCGAACTGCATGGGGACATGGTCCAGTCTTTCATCCTACAGTTTTTAAAGTCAGGAACAGAGAGAGATGACGCCGGAGCACCCCACCACCCGCAGGAGAGAGACCAGATGGTCAGAACGGCCCTGGGGCACATAAACAATGTCCAGGTACTGACTGGTGACCCAGCCAAAAAGGCCATCGTGAGCTTTTTAGAAGATACCCTGACCATTTATTTTGACTCATCTGGATCTCAAGTAGCACTCTTAGGATTAACCCATCGGTGA